The Porites lutea chromosome 4, jaPorLute2.1, whole genome shotgun sequence genome contains a region encoding:
- the LOC140935909 gene encoding uncharacterized protein: MSVNKEARPEDQVNVALEEETDESRKRFLTEKGYTYQLNLKTSNLKTKKCELVKRMRGTLLKRGQSTKLVEFKKEFSEAQILYCEFQDMVEEIKVFANPDENVENIERMVDQVGREWSNFECDIRSEIKFLEFVEHHVDDSISEASKRSSRASKKSSRSKISSNDNVEEDRFQLQKEEAALKAKLAYIEKERLPRLEHRKTELTKLEQERKLEELRLQSELAQNQAKLNVCMSADKVELFDDQDLNSIPPADKVKDMDKFLNSIPVTSKSDLSPGQQEPIYSSTQLSGAQPTFSLPRVENGVHSTLSPSATPFQPHSVVLEKCMDKLVETSSMLVAATMEQNLVNRQLAISGQLPKISIPVFSGDPLEYPTWNSSFSALIDSKPMDAQTKLNFLHQYISGKPKQVVDQYMLIGTEDAYQSARKLLKERYGNCNVVGTAFMNKLENWPKIGVRDAEALRDLSDFLQKIIAARETTPSLAVLDFAKENVKTLNKLPFQIQNKWRGIVQQCRVSKGNGTYPTFSEFASFVKECAERANIPELEELSKTKEFVRPRGPFRRSPKGEEAFSFETHVLDPSKNVTAQGQGEKERPPTCSQGRSEKKKTEVCLFCKEEHQLDECKKFAEKPHKERKDFFYKKFLCLGCASSSQHQVSSCKNRLKCRTCSGNHPTCLHIQKTPKESITNCTNVCTIPEQEGGSDHAMIVPVWVRQVSQPSKEVLQYAVLDDQSNVSFVSQSLCEKLDLQGPPTDLLLTTVQERNVHVPSNRICGVEVLDFRREHAVKLPMMFKRDIIPASRSQIPKASVARKWEHLCPIADELMPYNPSVEISLLIGNNCPSIVRPREVLVGGEDDPYGQRSLMGWGIIGKVCKSTGEANHKEGVCNKVMVKETHEHFAFTTKVKEIINPQKIIKILESDFTESSANTKPCSAEDRRFLNILENGIVKRSDGHYEMPLPLKTDKPSLPFNRELAVKRWHQLLARFKRNPKFLEDYRLFMKDVIALCAEEVPPDRHGVQDGMVNYVPHTGVYHPKKPDQIRVVFDCSAQYEGVSLNDHLLQGPDLMNTLLGILCRFRQENVAFMTDIKSMFHQFMVSEEHRDLLRFLWWKDGNPANEVTEYRMKVHLFGAGSSPGCANFGLKRAADDGEKEFGEEAAEFIRQDFYVDDGLKSVPTVERAVTLIKASQGICAKAGLRLHKISSNKREVLEQIPAEDRAKGLKELDLKVDPLPLERALGVVWCIENDSFQFRIELRDRPLTRRGVLSTISSIYDPSGFVAPVTLKGKQVLQQMCRDKLDWDSPIPESLYTHWEKWRQDVLNLDQLQIQRCFKPENFGQVKACELHHFSDASVEGYGQCSYLRLINVEDKAYCSLVIGKSRVALLKQITVPRLELAAATVSANVSEFLRRELSYTDIKEHFWTDSKIVLGYVNNEAKRFHVYVANRVQQIRDVTNPSSWLYVSTELNPADHASRGLTASQLLQGTNWLTGPLFLWKSGTFQPEKIEEFQVTESDPEVRKAAVFTSRVESRATQAPEPLTSSRLRHMSSWQHVLKAIALCLRLKSKLASREVKLTRQTGGESIRPLPKVSVTLTELHAAEREVLKVVQREHFHDEMQVLKELKEVGELTTRKIARERNLAVKKSSCLYRLDPFLDENGVIRVGGRVRRANLPFATKHPVILPRKSHITDLLIRFWHAKVNHMGRGITQNELRQRGYWVVGGSSAVSNCISKCVTCRKMRGPLQIQKMADLPVDRVEPSAPFSYCAVDFFGPFPIKEKRSEVKRYGVIFTCMASRGVHLETANSLSTSSFINALSRFLNRRGPVRQLRCDQGTNFVGARNELKAALEELDQNRVQEYLVENGCDWIPFQMNVPHASHMGGTWERLIRTVRSALETLLLSAGTQLDDEAFRTFMTEAECIVNSRPLSTNDLNDPEAPEPLTPSHLLTLKAKVVLPPPGRFQRADLYSRKWWRRVQYLANEFWLRWRREFLHSLQARNKWMYPKRNLSVGDVVVSKEDEGPRNQWPLARVVEVYPSEDGCIRKVKIVKADGELDNQGRRRKPSTFLDRPIHKLVLLVPSADEADVGDSSRETEEFPNEEPTTQ; this comes from the coding sequence ATGTCCGTCAACAAAGAAGCAAGACCCGAAGACCAGGTCAATGTGGCGCTGGAAGAAGAAACTGATGAATCAAGGAAGCGTTTCCTGACGGAGAAAGGGTATACGTATCAACTCAACTTGAAAACAAGTAActtgaaaactaagaaatgtgaaCTGGTGAAGCGAATGAGAGGTACTCTACTGAAGCGAGGTCAGTCAACTAAACTAGTAGAATTTAAGAAAGAATTCAGCGAAGCTCAGATTTTGTATTGCGAATTTCAAGACATGGTTGAAGAGATTAAGGTTTTTGCGAACCCAGATGAGAATGtggaaaatattgaaagaatGGTTGATCAAGTTGGCAGAGAATGGTCAAATTTTGAGTGTGACATTAGATCAGAGATAAAGTTTCTGGAATTTGTCGAACACCACGTGGATGATTCAATCTCTGAAGCATCCAAAAGGTCCAGTCGAGCATCCAAGAAAAGTAGTAGGTCAAAAATAAGTTCCAATGATAATGTTGAAGAAGATAGGTTTCAGTTACAAAAGGAGGAAGCTGCCTTAAAGGCTAAACTGGCCTATATAGAGAAGGAACGGTTACCGAGATTAGAACACAGAAAGACTGAGTTGACCAAATTagaacaagaaagaaagttggaaGAGCTAAGATTACAAAGTGAACTTGCTCAGAATCAAGCAAAGCTTAATGTATGCATGTCAGCAGATAAAGTAGAACTGTTTGATGATCAGGATCTAAACTCGATTCCCCCCGCTGATAAAGTCAAGGACATGGACAAATTCCTTAATTCAATTCCAGTCACAAGTAAGAGTGATCTCTCTCCTGGTCAGCAAGAACCTATCTACTCTTCAACTCAGTTAAGTGGAGCCCAACCCACTTTCAGTCTTCCGCGTGTAGAAAATGGAGTGCACAGTACGTTAAGCCCCAGTGCCACACCCTTTCAACCACACTCTGTCGTCTTAGAAAAGTGTATGGACAAATTAGTGGAAACAAGTAGTATGTTGGTGGCAGCTACTATGGAGCAGAACCTAGTGAACAGGCAACTAGCAATCTCAGGGCAACTGCCTAAGATTTCAATCCCAGTTTTTAGTGGAGATCCTTTGGAGTATCCTACATGGAACAGTTCCTTCAGTGCCCTTATTGATTCCAAACCAATGGACGCGCAGACAAAATTGAACTTCCTACATCAGTACATCTCAGGAAAGCCCAAACAAGTTGTTGATCAGTATATGTTAATTGGTACTGAAGATGCCTATCAGTCTGCGAGAAAGTTGTTAAAGGAAAGGTATGGTAACTGCAATGTAGTAGGGACAGCCTTTATGAACAAACTGGAGAACTGGCCTAAGATTGGCGTAAGAGATGCGGAGGCCCTAAGAGATCTTTCTGACTTCCTGCAAAAGATAATTGCCGCCAGAGAAACTACTCCTAGTCTTGCTGTCTTAGACTTTGCGAAGGAGAACGTTAAAACTCTAAACAAGTTGCCATTTCAAATTCAGAATAAGTGGAGAGGAATAGTACAACAGTGTAGAGTCTCAAAAGGAAATGGTACTTACCCTACCTTCTCTGAATTTGCTTCATTTGTGAAAGAGTGTGCAGAGAGAGCGAACATTCCCGAACTTGAGGAGCTGTCCAAAACCAAAGAGTTTGTTAGGCCTAGAGGACCATTCAGACGCTCACCAAAAGGCGAGGAGGCCTTTTCCTTCGAAACTCATGTATTGGATCCAAGCAAGAACGTGACTGCCCAGGGTCAAGGTGAAAAGGAGAGACCCCCAACCTGTTCGCAAGGGAGGAGCGAGAAGAAAAAGACCGAAGTATGTCTGTTTTGCAAGGAAGAACATCAGCTAGACGAGTGTAAAAAGTTTGCAGAGAAGCCGCACAAGGAAAGGAAGGACTTCTTCTATAAGAAATTTCTTTGTCTTGGATGTGCCTCTAGCAGTCAACATCAAGTATCCTCCTGTAAGAACAGACTTAAATGTCGCACGTGTTCTGGAAATCACCCTACATGTCTCCATATTCAGAAAACTCCCAAGGAAAGTATTACGAACTGTACAAATGTTTGTACCATCCCAGAGCAAGAGGGCGGCTCGGATCATGCCATGATTGTACCTGTTTGGGTTAGACAAGTTAGCCAACCCAGTAAAGAAGTCTTACAATATGCAGTGCTAGATGACCAGTCCAATGTGAGTTTTGTGTCGCAAAGTTTGTGTGAAAAATTGGACTTGCAAGGCCCACCAACCGACTTGCTGCTGACAACAGTGCAAGAGagaaatgtacatgtaccaagCAACCGTATTTGTGGAGTTGAGGTGTTGGATTTTAGAAGGGAGCATGCTGTGAAGCTACCCATGATGTTCAAGCGAGATATCATCCCAGCCAGTCGGTCGCAGATTCCAAAAGCCAGTGTTGCCCGGAAATGGGAACATCTGTGTCCTATTGCTGACGAGCTCATGCCCTACAATCCAAGTGTGGAAATCTCCTTGCTGATTGGCAATAATTGCCCTAGTATCGTCAGACCCAGAGAAGTCCTAGTGGGAGGTGAAGACGACCCTTACGGCCAAAGATCTTTAATGGGGTGGGGTATAATCGGCAAGGTGTGCAAATCTACAGGTGAAGCCAACCATAAGGAAGGAGTGTGCAACAAGGTGATGGTCAAAGAAACCCATGAACACTTTGCCTTTACGACAAAGGTGAAAGAGATTATCAACCCACAGAAGATTATTAAGATTCTTGAGTCAGACTTTACAGAAAGTTCTGCAAATACCAAGCCCTGTTCAGCTGAAGACAGGAGATTCCTCAACATCCTTGAGAATGGTATTGTGAAGAGATCGGATGGGCACTACGAGATGCCTCTCCCTTTGAAGACAGACAAACCGTCTCTACCCTTCAACCGCGAACTAGCTGTCAAGAGATGGCACCAACTTTTAGCAAGGTTTAAGAGAAACCCCAAGTTTCTGGAAGATTATCGCTTATTCATGAAAGATGTGATTGCTTTGTGTGCAGAAGAGGTACCACCGGACCGCCATGGAGTTCAGGATGGAATGGTTAACTATGTACCACACACCGGTGTTTACCACCCAAAAAAACCAGACCAGATCAgggttgtttttgattgttcgGCCCAGTATGAAGGGGTGTCCCTGAACGATCACTTGTTACAAGGACCCGACCTCATGAACACTCTTTTGGGGATCCTGTGCAGATTCAGACAAGAAAATGTTGCGTTTATGACTGACATTAAGAGTATGTTTCATCAGTTTATGGTGTCAGAGGAACACAGAGATCTCCTGCGCTTTTTGTGGTGGAAGGATGGGAATCCTGCAAATGAAGTGACTGAGTATAGGATGAAGGTTCATCTTTTCGGTGCTGGTAGTTCACCTGGCTGCGCAAATTTTGGTCTGAAGAGAGCAGCAGATGATGGGGAGAAAGAGTTTGGTGAAGAAGCTGCTGAGTTTATACGACAGGACTTTTATGTGGATGATGGACTAAAATCAGTCCCTACCGTGGAGCGAGCTGTTACACTGATAAAAGCAAGTCAAGGCATTTGCGCCAAGGCCGGCCTGAGACTGCACAAAATTTCATCAAACAAAAGAGAAGTTCTTGAACAGATTCCGGCCGAAGATCGCGCCAAAGGATTAAAGGAGCTAGACTTGAAGGTTGATCCACTGCCCTTAGAACGTGCCTTAGGAGTAGTGTGGTGCATTGAGAATGACAGTTTTCAATTCCGCATCGAGCTGCGTGACCGTCCCCTAACGCGACGTGGCGTACTTTCCACAATCAGTTCAATCTACGATCCTAGTGGTTTCGTTGCCCCAGTTACcttgaaaggaaaacaagttttgcaGCAAATGTGCCGAGACAAGCTTGATTGGGACAGCCCAATTCCAGAGAGTTTGTATACTCATTGGGAGAAATGGCGTCAGGATGTTCTGAATCTCGATCAGCTGCAAATTCAACGTTGTTTTAAGCCGGAGAACTTTGGGCAGGTCAAAGCCTGCGAGTTGCATCATTTCTCAGATGCTAGTGTAGAGGGTTATGGACAGTGCTCGTACCTTCGACTAATCAATGTGGAGGACAAGGCGTACTGTTCCCTTGTCATTGGGAAATCTAGAGTGGCCCTGTTAAAGCAAATCACTGTGCCGAGGCTAGAATTGGCTGCAGCTACTGTTTCAGCAAACGTGAGTGAATTTCTTCGTCGAGAATTGTCTTACACGGACATTAAGGAACATTTCTGGACAGACAGCAAAATCGTCCTTGGTTATGTTAACAACGAAGCTAAGAGGTTTCATGTGTATGTGGCAAATCGTGTGCAGCAGATTCGTGACGTCACTAACCCGAGTTCTTGGTTGTATGTCAGCACTGAACTTAATCCTGCTGACCATGCCTCGCGAGGCCTTACAGCGTCACAGTTATTACAAGGAACCAACTGGCTAACTGGACCCTTATTTCTTTGGAAGAGTGGAACTTTCCAGCCTGAGAAGATAGAAGAATTTCAAGTGACCGAAAGTGATCCTGAAGTAAGGAAAGCAGCCGTTTTCACATCTCGTGTAGAGAGCAGAGCTACTCAAGCCCCTGAACCGTTAACGTCAAGCCGTTTGCGCCACATGTCAAGCTGGCAGCATGTGCTGAAGGCAATAGCTTTGTGTCTACGACTGAAGAGCAAACTGGCAAGTAGAGAAGTGAAGTTGACGAGACAAACGGGTGGTGAGAGCATCAGACCATTACCGAAGGTATCAGTCACACTTACAGAACTTCACGCAGCAGAGAGGGAAGTTCTTAAGGTTGTTCAACGTGAACATTTCCATGACGAGATGCAAGTTTTAAAGGAACTTAAGGAAGTTGGAGAGCTTACTACTAGAAAGATCGCAAGAGAAAGAAATCTAGCCGTCAAGAAGTCTAGTTGCTTATATCGTTTGGATCCATTTCTCGATGAAAACGGTGTTATCCGCGTTGGTGGCCGCGTGAGACGAGCTAACCTTCCATTTGCAACGAAGCATCCTGTGATACTTCCTCGTAAAAGTCATATTACAGATTTGCTGATTCGATTCTGGCATGCCAAAGTGAACCACATGGGACGAGGTATCACCCAAAATGAGTTGCGCCAGAGAGGCTACTGGGTTGTTGGTGGATCGTCAGCAGTGTCAAATTGTATTTCCAAGTGTGTTACATGCAGAAAAATGCGCGGCCCCCTGCAAATTCAGAAGATGGCCGATTTGCCTGTGGATCGAGTTGAACCTTCGGCCCCCTTCTCGTATTGTGCTGTAGATTTCTTTGGACCTTTCCCGATCAAGGAAAAGAGGAGTGAAGTTAAACGTTACGGAGTTATTTTTACCTGTATGGCCAGCAGAGGTGTACACTTGGAGACAGCCAACTCGTTAAGTACCAGTTCCTTCATCAACGCACTTAGTCGCTTCCTCAACCGACGCGGTCCAGTCAGACAGCTCCGCTGTGATCAGGGTACAAACTTTGTAGGAGCGAGGAATGAGCTAAAAGCTGCCTTAGAAGAACTGGATCAGAACCGGGTGCAAGAGTACTTAGTGGAGAACGGATGTGATTGGATACCATTTCAGATGAATGTACCTCATGCCAGCCACATGGGTGGCACATGGGAAAGGTTAATCCGTACTGTTCGTAGTGCACTGGAGACGTTACTTCTGAGCGCTGGCACACAGTTGGACGACGAAGCGTTCAGAACCTTCATGACTGAAGCAGAGTGTATTGTTAATTCCAGACCCTTGTCTACGAACGACTTAAATGACCCAGAGGCACCAGAACCACTTACGCCCAGTCATTTACTTACCTTGAAAGCTAAAGTTGTACTTCCACCGCCTGGAAGGTTCCAGCGAGCAGATCTATATTCCCGCAAGTGGTGGCGCCGAGTACAATATCTCGCGAACGAATTTTGGCTTAGATGGCGCCGTGAGTTTCTTCATAGCCTGCAGGCTCGTAACAAGTGGATGTATCCAAAGCGAAATCTATCAGTTGGAGATGTAGTCGTATCCAAGGAAGACGAAGGACCACGTAACCAATGGCCACTCGCTAGAGTCGTAGAAGTCTACCCTAGCGAAGACGGATGTatcagaaaagtcaaaattgtgaAAGCTGATGGAGAACTTGACAACCAAGGCAGACGTCGAAAGCCATCTACGTTCCTGGATAGACCAATCCACAAATTAGTCTTACTGGTACCCTCTGCAGATGAAGCGGATGTTGGTGATAGCAGCAGGGAGACCGAGGAATTCCCCAACGAGGAGCCAACTACTCAGTGA
- the LOC140934198 gene encoding uncharacterized protein — protein MVGSALVEVCGRIIFGLTRSVAEHYDPNGVEFDPETFGFHLLESTGLEWNSHSVDEFIFQEYGDGDREVRGIAVQRITDACSPEDYDDLQDEQENRAMEWKKFRPSRVRTLWYSVYFGFFISILASTLIGTFSILVYYVAYQVTLVCLARPKDSIPSKIQWSKTISECMEIIFVHLWYFVNTLFFFRSYQIMGLKSKLFLVSSVFYVLDAAYRIALQALGISRSELTPLQRIPGNILFSFSIGVQSCVLARHFFRAVVGPRKLTFLLIIGSCALTFTVAILVSYLIYPAYNKQNKTGKIYIAVFAPLITVVLKGSSRLCVQRLWRISHPGTSFLLLVPLYYGSAFMLRVLQVDLSTLKSVALIGIIHGTAEVIERSIVVLIDYINHQICERRRISWGSFRTPRRERLATDIAIMSMLCEASAVISVNGFLHLHEYFYTDGKTVVELLQSFAITTTVPLVIEWFFTCLSISIETRYQNRPIMAVWRRQWKRHITVAIVNALPIAIWTSTSLLIAIQGRFPKERDYCELPFTHP, from the coding sequence ATGGTTGGAAGTGCTCTCGTGGAAGTATGTGGAAGGATAATTTTTGGGTTAACGCGCAGTGTAGCTGAACATTACGACCCAAACGGCGTCGAGTTTGATCCAGAAACTTTCGGTTTTCATCTTCTGGAAAGCACGGGCTTAGAATGGAACAGTCATTCCGTTGACGAGTTTATTTTCCAAGAGTACGGCGACGGTGACAGAGAGGTCCGCGGAATTGCTGTTCAACGCATTACAGACGCTTGCTCGCCAGAGGACTATGATGACTTACAGGATGAACAAGAAAACAGAGCAATGGAGTGGAAGAAATTCAGACCTTCGAGAGTACGTACCCTTTGGTATTCAGTGTACTTTGGATTTTTTATTTCCATATTGGCTTCCACACTGATTGGAACGTTCTCTATCCTTGTGTATTACGTTGCTTATCAAGTCACATTAGTTTGCCTGGCTCGACCGAAGGACTCCATACCATCGAAAATCCAATGGTCGAAAACCATTTCTGAGTGCatggaaatcatttttgttCATCTTTGGTATTTTGTTAATACTCTGTTTTTCTTTAGATCCTATCAAATCATGGGACTGAAAAGTAAGCTTTTCCTGGTATCTTCTGTTTTTTACGTTTTAGATGCTGCTTATCGCATTGCTCTTCAGGCGCTCGGCATTTCTCGATCAGAGTTAACGCCTTTGCAAAGAATCCCtggaaatattttattttcgtttAGTATCGGCGTGCAATCCTGTGTTCTTGCTAGGCATTTTTTTCGAGCTGTCGTCGGACCAAGAAAACTAACGTTTCTTTTGATTATAGGTTCTTGCGCTTTGACTTTTACTGTAGCTATACTGGTTTCTTACCTTATTTATCCAGCGtacaacaagcaaaacaaaacaggtaAAATCTATATTGCTGTGTTCGCCCCTCTGATAACGGTTGTTTTGAAAGGTTCATCACGCCTTTGTGTGCAGCGTTTATGGAGAATAAGTCATCCAGGAACGTCGTTTCTGTTGCTTGTGCCGCTCTATTATGGGTCGGCTTTCATGTTAAGAGTGTTGCAAGTGGATCTGAGTACTCTAAAATCCGTGGCTTTGATCGGAATAATCCATGGTACTGCCGAAGTTATAGAGAGAAGCATCGTTGTATTGATCGATTACATTAACCATCAGATTTGTGAAAGACGACGCATTTCTTGGGGAAGTTTTCGCACCCCTCGACGTGAGAGATTAGCGACAGACATCGCCATAATGAGTATGCTGTGTGAGGCGAGCGCTGTTATCTCCGTGAACGGCTTTCTTCacttgcatgaatatttttacaCTGACGGCAAAACAGTAGTGGAACTACTTCAGTCATTTGCGATCACTACAACAGTCCCACTGGTTATAGAGTGGTTCTTCACGTGTTTAAGTATATCTATCGAGACACGGTATCAGAACAGGCCAATTATGGCAGTCTGGCGAAGGCAATGGAAAAGGCACATAACTGTTGCAATTGTGAATGCATTACCGATAGCGATTTGGACAAGCACAAGCCTGTTGATCGCTATACAGGGAAGATTCCCAAAAGAGAGAGACTATTGTGAATTGCCATTTACTCATCCTTAA